The following coding sequences lie in one Ostrea edulis chromosome 8, xbOstEdul1.1, whole genome shotgun sequence genomic window:
- the LOC125663191 gene encoding serine-rich adhesin for platelets-like gives MLSAVAVVLLITLQAIQTPTAQTIGSCSFVFHGTSVHGVSYYSLTTITATECRTNCFSDTRCNGYTHKSSVDRCRLHETTQYQSNSCSDCSFYSKVCDTTTTMQIPTTQTIGSCSFVFHGTSVHGVSYYSLTTITATECRTNCFSDTRCNGYTHKSSVDRCRLHETTQYQSNSCSDCSFYSKVCDTTTTMQIPTTQTIGSCSFVFHGTSVHGVSYYSLTTTTATECRTNCFSDTRCNGYTHKSSVDRCRLHETTQYQSNSCSDCSFYSKVCDTTTTMQIPTTQTIGSCSFVFHGTSVHGVSYYSLTTTTATECRTNCFSDTRCNGYTHKSSVDRCRLHETTQYQSNSCSDCSFYSKVCDTTTTIHIPTTQTIGSCSFVFHGTSLHGVSYYSLTTITATECRTNCFSDTRCNGYTHKSSTDRCRLHETTQYQSISCSDCSFYSKVCETTTTIENPTTQVFDTCTFVFRGTSLHGVSYYSQVTVTATECRTNCFSDTRCNGYTHKSSVDRCRLHETTQYQSTSCSACSFFDKVCDTTTSIESQTSQLSDSCIFNSHGTNQSGVNPYDQPTMTATECRTNCFSDSRCNGYTHESSTNYCRLHETTQNQSTSCSDCSFFSKVCDTITLPTTASHEPPDCLVTSFIDHGSGTNGFNDRTISVTNSSSDCQTLCENNSNCRVFVFENGNGTCSLNTKDMVWQTLSQSTCEEQCRNDETCKGYSYKTSTHACALGNLDVSRYGSQSINFFAKKCGSEIHPTTCHGASYFQFGPYHRVQRDETQHSSNSFMHCRSACLNDVSCRDYRYNKTGRACRLSATEFMGRIARSLLKCEMMCSEDIHCFSYYFKTDTKRCRMSYLNTSMEVSWCDSCMFSVKQCVHENSSYLLNTTAPEVCYDYYTIGMGISSTYSVLHASTWTECEMHCSNNDNCNSYQYNKNGSNACLLSQHTTPNASCPSCSFAFKRPCEITTSISTAYSKESTDEYPFTSMNSNTRTQTSTTSEGPPSLSSETTPSLQDFPPTSSNSFKAKTSATLAKSSSDLEPQLSSQESTQGYPSTITNSYTTQSSTNSEDMSTDLETTESISYTPLTFSQESTQEYPPQSTNSYTTQSSTVSDIISPDVDSTPFISYLPTTSSQESTQDSSSVFTNSYTPQSSTNSENLSPGLETTQYISHSSTAPSQTSTQDSASVSTNSYTTQSSPNSESLSPDLETTQYISHSSTARSQKSTQDSASVSTDSYITQRSTNSENMSPDLETTQYISHLTTVSSQESTQDSSSVSTNSYTTQSSPTSENLSPDLETTQFISHLTTAPSQKSTQDSTSVYTNSYTTQSSPTSESLSPDLETTQSISYLPTASSQESTQDSASVSTNSYTPQSSPNSESLSPDSETTQSIPYFTTVSSQESTQDFASTFTNSYTTQTSTNSESLSPDSETTQSLSYLTTVSSQESTQDSSSVSTNSYTTQSSPTSENLSPDLKTTQFISYLTTAPSQKSTQDPVSVYTNSYTPQSSPNSESLSPDSETTQSIPYFTTVSSQESTQDFASTFTNSYTTQASTNSESLSPDSKTTQSLSYLATALSQTSTQNYPTVSTNSYTTQSSTNSENMSPDLETTQYISHLTTVSSQESTQDSSSVSTNSNTTQSSPTSESLSPNLETTQSISYLPTASSQESTQDSASVSTNSYTPESSTNSENVSPDSETTQFISYLPTALSQESTQDYPTVSTNSYTTQSLPTSENVSPDLETTQYISYLTTTPSQESTEASLPVSTNSYTTQSSTNSENMSPYLETTQSISYLPTTSSQESTKDSSSTSTNSDLTPDLSTTTFSTYILTRSSQESTQDFPSITTNVYTTSQTPTNSEDQSPDLKTTQTALYPLIASSQESTHDSLSTFTNSYATTQTLNHSEDSHFSSETTESATRALITESATRASTTESATRASTTESATRTSTTESATRASTTESATRASTTEYVGQVSTEKSVSSQHLSKTTNSFTTTNPVPVSNDLHPTSDTRQPTTYEATVTISSSQDSSQNPLFISTNSYSTTQTEAILETVFSDAQTTKSVSQTSTERDTATQGYAEVKQISNGTVKCTCICQHNNYTLEEAIELRKQTLLVKKTQLSSTIRKLTSAPDVRHSSAVMGKLGIAVIGMVAGLLTFADICSVSLFICNVFKKHVKCQLMSKDEEKSRMV, from the exons CCATACAAACACCAACAGCACAAACTATCGGTTCCTGTTCCTTTGTTTTCCATGGGACTAGTGTACACGGAGTGTCTTATTACAGTCTGACCACCATAACGGCGACCGAGTGTCGGACAAACTGCTTCAGTGATACCAGATGTAACGGTTACACCCACAAAAGTAGTGTGGACAGGTGTAGATTGCACGAGACGACACAGTATCAGTCCAACTCCTGTTCTGATTGCTCGTTTTATTCCAAAGTCTGTGACACAACCACAA CCATGCAAATACCAACAACACAAACCATCGGTTCTTGTTCCTTTGTTTTCCATGGGACTAGTGTACACGGAGTGTCTTATTACAGTCTGACCACCATAACGGCGACCGAGTGTCGGACAAACTGCTTCAGTGATACCAGATGTAACGGTTACACCCACAAAAGTAGTGTGGACAGGTGTAGATTGCACGAGACGACACAGTATCAGTCCAACTCCTGTTCTGATTGCTCGTTTTATTCCAAAGTCTGTGACACAACCACAA CCATGCAAATACCAACAACACAAACCATCGGTTCTTGTTCCTTTGTTTTCCATGGGACTAGTGTACACGGAGTATCTTATTACAGTCTGACCACCACAACGGCGACCGAGTGTCGGACAAACTGCTTCAGTGATACCAGATGTAACGGTTACACCCACAAAAGTAGTGTGGACAGGTGTAGATTGCACGAGACGACACAGTATCAGTCCAACTCCTGTTCTGATTGCTCGTTTTATTCCAAAGTCTGTGACACAACCACAA CCATGCAAATACCAACAACACAAACCATCGGTTCTTGTTCCTTTGTTTTCCATGGGACTAGTGTACACGGAGTATCTTATTACAGTCTGACCACCACAACGGCGACCGAGTGTCGGACAAACTGCTTCAGTGATACCAGATGTAACGGTTACACCCACAAAAGTAGTGTGGACAGGTGTAGATTGCACGAGACGACACAGTATCAGTCCAACTCCTGTTCTGATTGCTCGTTTTATTCCAAAGTCTGTGACACAACCACAA CCATACACATACCAACAACACAAACCATCGGTTCCTGTTCCTTTGTTTTCCATGGGACTAGTCTACACGGAGTGTCTTATTACAGTCTGACCACCATAACGGCGACCGAGTGTCGGACAAACTGCTTCAGTGATACCAGATGTAACGGTTACACCCACAAAAGTAGTACCGACAGGTGTAGATTGCACGAGACGACACAGTATCAGTCCATCTCCTGTTCTGATTGCTCGTTTTATTCCAAAGTCTGTGAAACAACCACAA CCATAGAAAATCCTACTACACAAGTATTTGATACTTGTACCTTTGTTTTCCGTGGGACTAGTCTACATGGAGTGTCCTATTACAGCCAGGTAACCGTGACAGCGACCGAGTGTCGGACAAACTGCTTCAGTGATACCAGATGTAACGGTTACACCCACAAAAGTAGTGTGGACAGGTGTAGATTGCACGAGACGACACAGTATCAGTCCACTTCCTGTTCCGCATGTTCCTTTTTCGACAAAGTCTGTGACACAACTACAT CAATAGAATCCCAAACATCACAACTCTCTGATTCCTGTATCTTTAATTCCCATGGGACAAATCAAAGCGGAGTGAATCCTTACGATCAACCTACCATGACAGCGACCGAGTGTCGGACAAACTGCTTCAGTGATTCCAGATGTAACGGTTACACCCACGAGAGTAGTACCAACTATTGTAGATTGCACGAGACGACACAGAATCAGTCCACTTCCTGTTCTGATTGCTCTTTCTTTTCCAAAGTCTGTGACACAATCACAT TACCGACAACAGCAAGTCATGAGCCTCCTGACTGTTTGGTGACATCATTCATTGATCATGGTTCGGGCACAAATGGTTTTAATGATCGAACTATTTCTGTGACGAATTCTTCATCTGACTGTCAAACATTGTGCGAAAACAATTCAAATTGTCgagtttttgtttttgaaaacggAAACGGCACATGCAGTCTAAATACAAAGGACATGGTATGGCAAACTCTCTCGCAGTCTACATGTGAAGAACAATGCCGAAACGATGAGACTTGCAAAGGTTATTCCTACAAAACTAGCACACATGCATGTGCCCTTGGTAACCTGGATGTTTCCCGATACGGAAGCCAATCCATCAACTTCTTTGCAAAGAAGTGCGGATCAG AAATACATCCAACCACTTGCCACGGTGCATCATATTTTCAATTTGGACCTTATCATAGAGTGCAAAGAGATGAAACGCAACATTCATCGAATTCCTTCATGCACTGCAGAAGTGCGTGTCTTAATGACGTCAGCTGTAGAGATTACAGATACAACAAGACGGGTAGAGCGTGCAGATTAAGCGCAACCGAATTTATGGGAAGAATCGCAAGATCCCTGCTGAAGTGTGAGATGATGTGCTCGGAAGATATTCATTGTTTTAGCTACTACTTCAAAACTGATACTAAACGATGTCGGATGAGCTACTTGAATACTAGTATGGAGGTGTCCTGGTGTGACTCATGCATGTTCTCTGTCAAACAATGTGTTCATG aaaattcATCATATTTGCTGAACACCACGGCCCCAGAGGTCTGCTATGACTATTATACAATTGGAATGGGAATATCATCAACCTATTCTGTTCTACATGCCTCCACATGGACAGAGTGTGAAATGCATTGCTCCAATAATGACAATTGCAATAGTTACCAATATAATAAGAACGGAAGCAATGCTTGTCTCCTTAGTCAACATACCACTCCGAATGCCAGCTGCCCTTCGTGTAGCTTTGCATTTAAACGCCCCTGTGAGATAA CAACATCCATATCAACGGCATATTCAAAAGAATCAACTGATGAATATCCATTTACCTCTATGAATTCAAATACAAGAACTCAAACTTCAACGACTTCAGAGGGACCCCCTTCACTCTCTTCAGAAACAACACCTTCTTTACAAGATTTTCCTCCGACATCCAGCAATTCATTTAAAGCCAAAACTTCAGCAACATTGGCAAAATCGTCCTCTGATCTAGAACCACAACTTTCCTCACAAGAATCGACCCAAGGTTATCCTTCGACAATTACCAACTCATATACAACTCAAAGTTCAACTAATTCAGAGGACATGTCTACTGATTTAGAAACAACAGAATCTATATCATATACACCATTAACTTTTTCACAGGAATCAACACAAGAATATCCACCACAATCTACGAATTCATATACAACCCAAAGTTCAACTGTGTCAGACATAATATCTCCTGATGTAGATTCAACGccatttatatcatatttacCAACAACGTCCTCACAGGAATCAACACAAGATTCTTCATCAGTATTTACCAATTCATATACACCTCAAAGTTCAACTAACTCCGAGAATTTGTCTCCTGGTTTAGAaacaacacaatatatatcacattCATCAACAGCTCCTTCACAGACATCAACACAAGATTCTGCGTCAGTATCTACCAATTCATATACAACTCAAAGTTCACCTAACTCCGAGAGTTTGTCTCCTGATTTAGAaacaacacaatatatatcacattCATCAACAGCCCGTTCACAGAAATCAACACAAGATTCTGCATCAGTATCTACCGATTCATATATAACTCAACGTTCAACTAACTCCGAGAATATGTCTCCTGATTTAGAaacaacacaatatatatcacatttaacAACAGTTTCTTCCCAGGAATCAACACAAGATTCTTCGTCTGTATCTACCAATTCATATACAACTCAAAGTTCACCTACCTCCGAGAACTTGTCTCCTGATTTAGAAACAACACAATTTATATCACATTTAACAACAGCTCCTTCACAGAAATCAACACAAGATTCTACGTCCGTATATACCAATTCATATACAACTCAAAGTTCACCTACCTCCGAGAGTTTGTCTCCTGATTTAGAAACAACTCAATCTATATCATATTTACCAACAGCTTCTTCACAGGAATCAACACAAGATTCTGCATCAGTATCTACCAATTCATATACACCTCAAAGTTCACCTAACTCCGAGAGTTTGTCTCCTGATTCAGAAACAACACAATCTATACCATATTTTACGACAGTTTCTTCACAGGAATCAACACAAGATTTTGCATCAACTTTTACCAATTCATATACAACTCAAACTTCAACTAACTCCGAGAGTTTGTCTCCTGATTCAGAAACAACACAATCTCTATCATATTTAACAACAGTTTCTTCCCAGGAATCAACACAAGATTCTTCGTCAGTATCTACCAATTCATATACAACTCAAAGTTCACCTACCTCCGAGAACTTGTCTCCTGATTTAAAAACAACACaatttatatcatatttaaCAACAGCTCCTTCACAGAAATCAACACAAGATCCTGTGTCCGTATATACCAATTCATATACACCTCAAAGTTCACCTAACTCCGAGAGTTTGTCTCCTGATTCAGAAACAACACAATCTATACCATATTTTACGACAGTTTCTTCACAGGAATCAACACAAGATTTTGCATCAACTTTTACCAATTCATATACAACTCAAGCTTCAACTAACTCCGAGAGTTTGTCTCCTGATTCAAAAACAACACAATCTCTATCATATTTAGCAACAGCTCTTTCACAGACATCAACACAAAATTATCCAACAGTATCTACCAATTCATATACAACTCAAAGTTCAACTAACTCCGAGAATATGTCTCCTGATTTAGAaacaacacaatatatatcacatttaacAACAGTTTCTTCCCAGGAATCAACACAAGATTCTTCGTCAGTATCTACCAATTCAAATACAACTCAAAGTTCACCTACCTCCGAGAGTTTGTCTCCTAATTTGGAAACAACTCAATCTATATCATATTTACCAACAGCTTCTTCACAGGAATCAACACAAGATTCTGCATCAGTATCTACCAATTCATATACACCTGAAAGTTCAACTAACTCCGAGAATGTGTCTCCTGATTCAGAAACAACACAATTTATATCATATTTACCAACAGCTCTTTCACAGGAATCAACACAAGATTATCCAACAGTATCTACCAATTCATATACTACTCAAAGTTTACCCACCTCCGAGAATGTGTCTCCTGATTTAGAaacaacacaatatatatcatatttaacaaCAACTCCTTCACAGGAATCAACAGAAGCTTCTTTGCCAGTATCTACCAATTCGTATACTACTCAAAGTTCAACCAATTCCGAGAATATGTCCCCTTATCTAGAAACAACACAATCTATATCATATTTACCAACAACTTCCTCACAGGAATCAACAAAAGATTCTTCATCAACATCTACCAATTCGGATTTAACTCCTGACCTTTCAACGACAACATTTTCTACATACATATTAACACGTTCTTCACAAGAATCAACGCAAGATTTTCcatcaataacaacaaatgTGTATACAACAAGTCAAACACCAACTAATTCGGAGGACCAGTCTCCTGATCTGAAGACGACACAAACTGCATTATATCCGTTAATAGCTTCTTCCCAAGAATCAACACACGATTCACTGTCGACTTTTACCAATTCATATGCGACAACTCAAACTTTGAATCACTCTGAAGATTCACACTTTTCATCAGAAACAACAGAATCTGCAACACGTGCATTAATAACAGAATCTGCAACACGTGCATCAACAACTGAATCTGCAACACGTGCATCAACAACAGAATCTGCAACACGTACATCAACAACAGAATCTGCAACACGTGCATCAACAACAGAATCTGCAACACGTGCATCAACAACAGAATATGTAGGGCAAGTATCAACAGAAAAAAGCGTCAGTTCACAACATTTATCAAAAACCACCAACTCATTTACAACTACCAATCCTGTACCCGTTTCGAACGATTTGCATCCTACTTCAGACACAAGACAACCTACAACATATGAGGCAACAGTCACAATTTCCAGTTCACAAGATTCCTCTCAAAATCCCCTTTTCATATCCACGAATTCATATTCGACAACTCAAACTGAAGCTATTCTAGAAACAGTATTCTCTGATGCACAGACGACAAAATCTGTATCACAGACGTCAACAGAAAGAGACACCGCTACACAAGGTTATGCAGAGgtcaaacaaatatcaaatggGACTGTCAAATGTACCTGTATCTGTCAACATAACAACTACACTTTAGAAGAAGCGATTGAGTTAAGGAAGCAAACATTACTTGTCAAGAAAACACAATTGTCATCAACGATCAGGAAACTCACAAGTGCCCCGGATGTCCGTCATTCCTCTGCCGTGATGGGTAAACTAGGCATCGCTGTCATAGGCATGGTGGCCGGTCTCCTTACTTTTGCAGACATTTGTTCTGTATCGTTATTCATctgtaatgtttttaaaaagcatgTTAAATGTCAGTTGATGAGTAAAGACGAAGAAAAATCACGCATGGTATAA